The window CGTGCACACACCAGCGGCGGTAATATTGTGAAGATTCTTTAAACATGGAGTAATAGATGGCTAAGACAACAAGTTTTGCCGAAAAAGCAGCTAAAGCAATTGCAGGAAAAAGAGGATCCGAATGCCCAAAATGTGGCGAGATCCTTCAGGCTGTCCTGGTAATCTCAGCGGAGAAGAGTCAGAAGGCGAGCTACAAGTACAATCAGAAGCTCGTCAAGGTCTGCAAATGCAATGAAAAAGAAGTGTACGCCTGATCCAATACTCTCATCTGGCAGATGACAACGTGCTTCAACCAGCGAAAGTACCTCTCCGTCCGAGATTTGTTCGGATGTAACTGTTGATCTCGTGAGACAGTTGTGAATTGCCCTATTCGGCACCTGGAACAGACCAGAGTCGAATGCGGCGCGTTGAAAACTTGCCAGCTGGCAAATTCGACTGAAAGCGAGAGGCTACGAGTGTGGCAGCTCAAGGTAACACGGGAGTTTCATTGTCCGATATTTTGTTGATAAGATTGAAACAAAAGTCGAATTACAGAGTCAAACAGAGTATTGGGATTGGACCGAGACCCTTGAATTTTGTCCCGAATAACAAACAAGGAATGTTAAATGATCAAAGTCGGTAAGCAATATCCTTCACGAGAGAACCAGACGATCGACAAATACTTGCAGGAGATAGGTAAGGTCGATCTCCTGACTCCCGAGGAGGAGATTGAGCTGGCTATCAAGGTGAGAGAAAACGATCAACGTGCTCTAGAGAAACTCATCAAGGCCAATCTAAGATTCGTAGTGAGTGTCGCAAAGCAGTACCAGAATCAGGGACTTTCACTGGGTGACCTCATCAACGAGGGCAACCTCGGCCTTATCAAAGCCGCGAAAAGGTTTGATCCGACGCGCGGGTTCAAGTTCATCTCCTATGCGGTATGGTGGATCAGGCAGTCCATTCTGCAGGCATTAGCTGAACAGTCCAGGATCGTGAGGCTTCCACTTAACCGTGTAGGAGCGCTGAACAAAATCGGTAAGAAGTTCAGCGAGCTCGAGCAGGAATTTGAGCGGGAACCGAGCCCGTCAGAAATAGCTGAGCAGCTCGACATGAGTCTCTACGAGGTCGACAAGACGCTGCAGATATCAGGGAGACATCTGTCTGTCGACCAGCCTTTCGTCCAGGGTGAAGACAACAAGCTGCTGGATGTTATGGCAGACGATAACCAGCTGCCGCCCGATCACACATTAATGAAGGAGTCTCTGCGCACCGAGGTGGAGCGTGCGCTGAAGTCGCTGACTGACCGGGAAGCCGAGGTAATACGGCTGTATTTCGGAATTGAGCGCGAGCACCCGCTGACTCTCGAAGAGATAGGCGAGAAGTTCAACCTGACCCGGGAGCGGGTGCGGCAAATCAAGGAGAAGGCGATCAGACGTCTCAGGCATGCCACGCGCAGCAAGGCGCTCAGAGCGTACCTGGGATAGGTGATTGAGCATCCCTCGCGCCGGAATGCTTATGGCTGCCTAAAGCACAAATTGCATCTTCCAAAGTAGCCTGCCGCTTCTTTTTCCCTTTTTGAAAAGTTGACGGGTGGTGTTAACTTTTCAAATCAAATTTCAAACTGGATCAATGGCGGCATCCAAAAAGTTGTTCGGAGAAATCCGGGTATTGC of the Candidatus Kryptoniota bacterium genome contains:
- a CDS encoding sigma-70 family RNA polymerase sigma factor produces the protein MIKVGKQYPSRENQTIDKYLQEIGKVDLLTPEEEIELAIKVRENDQRALEKLIKANLRFVVSVAKQYQNQGLSLGDLINEGNLGLIKAAKRFDPTRGFKFISYAVWWIRQSILQALAEQSRIVRLPLNRVGALNKIGKKFSELEQEFEREPSPSEIAEQLDMSLYEVDKTLQISGRHLSVDQPFVQGEDNKLLDVMADDNQLPPDHTLMKESLRTEVERALKSLTDREAEVIRLYFGIEREHPLTLEEIGEKFNLTRERVRQIKEKAIRRLRHATRSKALRAYLG